From one Streptomyces sp. CA-210063 genomic stretch:
- a CDS encoding SIS domain-containing protein, with product MSRTEIEIATQPECWRRATELARRPDDPACAAMPRPGERVAVVGCGTSWFMAHAYAALRESGGHGETDAFPASEMPTGRAYDRVVALTRSGTTSEVLELLGRFRGRTPTVAVTADPATPVMDVADAAVVLDFADETSVVQTRFATTELVLLRALLGEDLGHLEAQAASALVEPLPEELLSAEQFTFLGRGWAYGIAQEAALKMREAAGAWTEAYPVMEYRHGPISITGPGRVAWWFGDPAAVPGGLPEEIARTGGRLVALGRDPLADLIVVQRLAAALGGMRGLDPDNPRHLTRSVILT from the coding sequence ATGAGTCGGACCGAGATCGAGATCGCCACCCAGCCCGAATGCTGGCGCCGCGCCACCGAACTGGCACGGCGGCCGGACGACCCCGCGTGCGCGGCCATGCCCAGGCCCGGTGAGCGGGTCGCCGTCGTGGGCTGCGGCACCTCCTGGTTCATGGCCCACGCCTACGCGGCGCTCCGGGAATCCGGGGGCCACGGGGAGACGGACGCCTTCCCGGCCTCCGAGATGCCGACCGGCCGGGCCTACGACCGGGTGGTCGCGCTGACCCGGTCGGGCACCACCTCGGAGGTGCTGGAACTGCTCGGCCGGTTCCGCGGGCGGACCCCCACCGTCGCGGTCACCGCGGACCCGGCGACCCCGGTCATGGACGTCGCCGACGCGGCCGTCGTGCTCGACTTCGCCGACGAGACGTCGGTGGTGCAGACCAGGTTCGCCACCACCGAGCTGGTGCTGCTGCGCGCCCTGCTCGGTGAGGATCTCGGCCATCTGGAGGCGCAGGCCGCATCGGCGCTGGTGGAGCCACTGCCCGAAGAGCTCCTGAGTGCCGAGCAGTTCACCTTCCTCGGGCGGGGCTGGGCGTACGGGATCGCCCAGGAAGCCGCCCTGAAGATGCGCGAGGCGGCGGGCGCGTGGACGGAGGCGTACCCGGTGATGGAGTACCGGCACGGGCCGATCAGCATCACCGGACCGGGCCGGGTGGCCTGGTGGTTCGGCGATCCGGCGGCCGTTCCCGGCGGCCTGCCGGAGGAGATCGCGCGCACCGGCGGCCGGCTGGTCGCCCTCGGGCGCGACCCGCTGGCCGACCTGATCGTGGTGCAGCGGCTGGCCGCGGCCCTCGGCGGGATGCGCGGGCTCGACCCGGACAACCCCCGCCATCTGACCCGCTCGGTGATTCTGACCTGA
- a CDS encoding extracellular solute-binding protein, which produces MKRHLVDIAAGVALALVLTGCGKGGSSGGGDADGKTIRFVAARYDDDTQPYKDIFDKAGISRPPSSWAEVEDAAEKMKKAGDIPLGLPLGAEEAQAEFSIWAMNNGGGWTDRSGQWAVDQRANVETLEFLRKLTKAGLTQPNPEATNRKDVFNQFAQGRIGMINGAVFMRKGFIDTVDKNLNYGVAPLPSKDGTTHHTLGVQDYLVAFKKDEDKNPEAVKKFLDFFYQRKNASKFLSTEGVLSVAESAGDALSSDAAYYKPFVDALSGARFAPTDNPNWATVEGAVKQRIGTAVSSAEPEEVLGEIQKTAEKDD; this is translated from the coding sequence GTGAAACGGCACCTCGTCGATATCGCAGCAGGTGTGGCCCTCGCCCTGGTCCTCACCGGATGCGGCAAGGGAGGTTCGTCCGGCGGTGGCGACGCCGACGGAAAGACGATCAGATTCGTGGCCGCGAGGTACGACGACGACACCCAGCCCTACAAGGACATCTTCGACAAGGCCGGGATCTCCCGGCCGCCGTCCAGCTGGGCCGAGGTCGAGGACGCCGCCGAGAAGATGAAGAAGGCCGGGGACATCCCGCTGGGCCTGCCGCTCGGCGCGGAGGAGGCCCAGGCCGAGTTCTCCATCTGGGCGATGAACAACGGCGGCGGCTGGACCGACAGGTCGGGACAGTGGGCCGTCGACCAGCGGGCCAACGTGGAGACGCTGGAGTTCCTGCGAAAGCTCACCAAGGCCGGTCTGACCCAGCCCAACCCCGAGGCCACCAACCGCAAGGACGTCTTCAACCAGTTCGCCCAGGGCAGGATCGGCATGATCAACGGTGCCGTCTTCATGCGCAAGGGCTTCATCGACACGGTCGACAAGAACCTGAACTACGGCGTCGCGCCGCTGCCGAGCAAGGACGGTACGACGCACCACACGCTCGGTGTCCAGGACTACCTGGTGGCCTTCAAGAAGGACGAGGACAAGAACCCCGAGGCCGTCAAGAAGTTCCTCGACTTCTTCTACCAGAGGAAGAACGCCTCGAAGTTCCTGTCCACCGAGGGGGTCCTCTCGGTCGCCGAGTCGGCCGGTGACGCGCTGAGTTCGGACGCCGCCTACTACAAGCCGTTCGTCGACGCGCTGTCGGGCGCGCGGTTCGCACCCACCGACAACCCGAACTGGGCGACCGTCGAGGGCGCGGTGAAGCAGCGCATCGGTACCGCCGTGTCGAGTGCCGAGCCCGAAGAGGTCCTCGGCGAGATCCAGAAGACCGCCGAGAAGGACGACTGA
- a CDS encoding phage tail protein has protein sequence MRGSIDGLGSSTPIGTMLPAVFADDDLAQRFVGGLDDVLAPILSVLDCLDSYFTPSLAPLDFTQWLAGWVGAETDGTEPEDRLRAAVAAAAYLHRVRGTRRGLSEAVRLVFGVTPEITESGAATWDARPLGPVPGEHRPRLHVTLRLPDPTPADEHRLDSLVAAARPAHMPYTVQVTATERIPER, from the coding sequence ATGAGGGGCTCCATAGACGGCCTCGGCTCCTCCACCCCCATCGGCACGATGCTGCCCGCGGTGTTCGCCGACGACGACCTCGCCCAACGCTTCGTGGGCGGCCTGGACGACGTACTCGCCCCGATCCTCTCCGTCCTCGACTGCCTGGACTCCTACTTCACCCCGTCACTGGCCCCCCTGGACTTCACCCAGTGGCTGGCCGGCTGGGTCGGCGCCGAGACCGACGGCACGGAACCGGAGGACCGCCTGCGCGCCGCGGTCGCCGCCGCCGCGTATCTGCACCGGGTACGCGGCACCCGACGCGGCCTGTCCGAGGCCGTACGCCTGGTGTTCGGCGTGACACCGGAGATCACCGAGAGCGGCGCCGCCACCTGGGACGCCCGCCCCCTCGGCCCCGTCCCCGGCGAACACCGCCCCCGCCTCCACGTGACCCTGCGCCTGCCCGACCCGACCCCCGCGGACGAACACCGCCTGGACAGCCTCGTGGCCGCCGCCCGCCCCGCCCACATGCCCTACACGGTCCAGGTGACCGCCACCGAAAGGATCCCCGAGAGATGA
- a CDS encoding DeoR/GlpR family DNA-binding transcription regulator has product MAAPQARWSALLEMLTRDGRIEVDAAADELRVSAATIRRDLDELARQQMVTRTHGGAVINAIAYDLPLRYKAARNAPEKERIADAAAGLVKAGAVVGLNGGTTTTAVARALAIRPELSTEGAGPSLTVVTNALNIANELVVRRHVKLVVTGGVARPASYELTGPLATEVLAQITLDHVFIGVDAIDVRHGATAQDEGEAGINRALALRAEQVVVVADSSKLGRRAFARICPVEDVHVLVTDKAAGPELTEPFAAAGVEIVRA; this is encoded by the coding sequence ATGGCGGCACCGCAGGCCAGATGGAGCGCGTTGCTGGAGATGCTGACGCGCGACGGGCGGATCGAGGTCGACGCCGCCGCGGACGAACTGCGGGTCTCCGCCGCCACGATCCGGCGTGATCTGGACGAGCTGGCGCGCCAGCAGATGGTCACCCGCACGCACGGCGGCGCCGTGATCAACGCGATCGCGTACGACCTGCCGCTCCGCTACAAGGCCGCGCGCAACGCTCCGGAGAAGGAGCGGATCGCCGATGCGGCGGCGGGCCTGGTGAAGGCGGGCGCCGTGGTGGGTCTGAACGGCGGCACCACGACCACCGCGGTCGCCCGGGCGCTGGCCATCAGGCCCGAGCTGAGCACGGAGGGCGCCGGTCCCTCGCTGACGGTGGTCACCAACGCGCTGAACATCGCCAACGAGCTGGTCGTTCGCCGCCATGTGAAGCTCGTCGTCACGGGGGGTGTGGCCCGCCCGGCCTCGTACGAACTCACCGGGCCGCTGGCCACCGAAGTGCTCGCCCAGATCACGCTCGATCACGTCTTCATCGGCGTCGACGCGATCGACGTCAGGCACGGGGCCACTGCCCAGGACGAGGGCGAGGCCGGCATCAACCGGGCGTTGGCCCTCCGCGCCGAACAGGTGGTCGTGGTCGCGGACTCGTCCAAGCTCGGCCGGCGGGCCTTCGCCCGGATCTGCCCGGTGGAGGATGTCCATGTGCTGGTGACCGACAAGGCGGCGGGTCCCGAGCTGACCGAGCCGTTCGCCGCGGCGGGCGTGGAGATCGTCCGGGCCTGA
- a CDS encoding NADase-type glycan-binding domain-containing protein yields the protein MTSQTPGTGQAQSCAECGTRGEPGQSFCDACGAVLGWSDAPDRATTDRATTGRATNGAADRPDTGRTTDTAPDRADAGRTGGAPPAPVPAPAGRTTAGDEPGWDAFALPGAGTGTARTAHDTGQPGATAADAAHSRTPEAATAVRTDAPATDTRHPGSTTPAPGTVTPTVTPPPASMTAATAATAATAASTAAPVSPATPEPTPPRPRHEDEADTDRLPAAAPTTPLPTHGNPPPAPSAADRARSLLVPVADPEPRAPAEPAVAPVLPGRPDAQRPQVRTPGPEFGTEGGVPCPWCATPTRPDRHFCARCAMPMAGRAETPGRLPWWRRMLNGRNTETPWAGDRPRLRRGFGHILNWVVGALVLTLIVTLAFQADDGYQAARDHFAKRASVVPDSFKASRSFPGHKPQLAFDTYSNTWWGPGVTESGEGEWLEVRFEQPTRLLDVVIIPGVSKNADKRSESARPHRIEAKITAVDGSVSTKILTLDQTAGAQRRKFRVGDAQTVRFTIRSAYGADPKKQVAIAEIEFFGRSSGTS from the coding sequence ATGACCAGCCAGACCCCCGGCACCGGCCAGGCCCAGAGCTGCGCCGAATGCGGAACCCGCGGGGAGCCCGGCCAGTCCTTCTGCGACGCCTGCGGCGCGGTACTCGGCTGGTCCGACGCGCCGGACCGGGCGACCACGGACCGGGCCACCACGGGCCGCGCGACGAACGGCGCCGCCGACCGCCCGGACACCGGACGTACGACGGACACGGCACCGGACCGCGCGGACGCCGGACGCACAGGAGGCGCGCCCCCCGCCCCCGTACCGGCGCCCGCCGGACGCACGACGGCCGGTGACGAGCCGGGCTGGGACGCCTTCGCCCTCCCGGGCGCCGGCACGGGTACGGCCCGCACGGCCCACGACACGGGCCAGCCGGGGGCGACCGCGGCCGACGCCGCCCACAGCCGGACCCCGGAGGCGGCCACGGCGGTCCGAACGGACGCGCCCGCCACCGACACCCGGCACCCCGGGAGCACCACACCGGCACCCGGCACCGTAACGCCGACCGTCACCCCGCCCCCGGCGTCCATGACAGCGGCGACAGCGGCGACGGCGGCGACAGCCGCGTCCACAGCGGCCCCCGTCTCCCCCGCCACCCCCGAACCGACCCCGCCCCGCCCCCGCCACGAGGACGAGGCCGACACCGACCGCCTGCCGGCGGCCGCCCCCACCACCCCCCTCCCCACCCACGGGAACCCCCCTCCCGCGCCCTCGGCCGCCGACCGGGCGAGGTCCCTCCTGGTCCCCGTCGCCGACCCCGAACCCCGCGCCCCGGCGGAGCCGGCCGTCGCACCCGTGCTGCCCGGCCGCCCCGACGCACAGCGCCCCCAAGTCCGCACTCCCGGCCCGGAGTTCGGCACGGAGGGCGGTGTGCCCTGCCCGTGGTGTGCGACTCCCACCCGGCCGGACCGGCACTTCTGCGCGCGCTGTGCGATGCCGATGGCCGGCCGCGCGGAGACACCGGGACGGCTGCCGTGGTGGCGCCGGATGCTGAACGGCCGCAACACGGAGACCCCGTGGGCGGGCGACCGCCCCCGCCTGCGCCGCGGCTTCGGCCACATCCTGAACTGGGTGGTCGGAGCCCTCGTCCTCACCCTGATCGTCACCCTCGCCTTCCAGGCCGACGACGGCTACCAGGCGGCCCGCGACCACTTCGCCAAGCGCGCCTCGGTCGTCCCGGACTCCTTCAAGGCGTCCCGCTCGTTCCCCGGTCACAAGCCCCAACTGGCCTTCGACACCTACAGCAACACGTGGTGGGGCCCGGGTGTCACGGAGTCCGGCGAGGGGGAGTGGCTGGAGGTCCGCTTCGAGCAGCCGACCCGGCTGCTGGACGTGGTCATCATTCCGGGCGTCTCGAAGAACGCGGACAAGCGCTCGGAGTCGGCCCGCCCCCACCGCATCGAGGCGAAGATCACCGCTGTCGACGGCTCCGTCTCCACCAAGATCCTCACCCTCGACCAGACCGCCGGCGCCCAACGCCGCAAGTTCCGCGTCGGCGACGCCCAGACCGTCCGCTTCACCATCCGCTCCGCCTACGGCGCGGACCCCAAGAAGCAGGTGGCGATAGCCGAGATCGAGTTCTTCGGCCGCTCCAGCGGCACCAGCTGA
- a CDS encoding putative baseplate assembly protein has translation MALPSPNLDDRRFQQFVDDAKRYIQQRAPEWTDHNVSDPGVTLVETVAHMADQIVYRLNRVPEKNHLAFLDLVGITLFPPSAARTDVTFWLSAPQEEPVLLPVGTEVATVRTESEEAVVFATERELTVVPCELRHLVTQRGGEPVADRTTDLVEGKDLMCFAESPRPGDCMLFGLTAAVPTCAVVLELDSRVDGVGVDPRQPPLVWEAWTEDGWTECEVDRDGTGGLNRPGEVVLHMPGGHTLSRTGGQEAGWLRCRVTEPLPGQPFYTTSPTVRAAEAFTIGGTTTVVHAETVYDEALGESTGLPGQRLRLAHFPVVGDTPPVLLQTAEHDGWNDWEVVPSFAGSAPYDRHITLDAATGEIAFGPAVREPDGTLRQYGAVAPKGAVIRAVRYRTGGGRAGNVARGAVRVLRTSVPYVSEVVNREAARGGVDAETVEEAKLRAPITLRAQERAVTLRDYEELARRAAPETARITCLEGEEGEHGAYAVRVLVVPQAVPDPGGRLRFEQLVPGDALLRRITRHLDERRLIGTRLAVGPPFYQGITVVATLHAFRGTDTDRVRRQAHDALYRHLDPLTGGADGRGWPFGRPVQSGEVFAVLQRVPGVELVDDVQLHPADPLTGKRGDPTDRIDLSPPSLVFSFDHRVRVIGDKP, from the coding sequence ATGGCCCTGCCCTCCCCGAACCTCGACGACCGCCGCTTCCAGCAGTTCGTCGACGACGCCAAGCGCTACATCCAGCAGCGGGCCCCGGAGTGGACCGACCACAACGTCTCCGACCCCGGCGTCACCCTGGTGGAGACGGTCGCCCACATGGCCGACCAGATCGTCTACCGGCTCAACCGGGTGCCGGAGAAGAACCATCTGGCGTTCCTGGACCTGGTCGGCATCACCCTGTTCCCGCCGTCGGCCGCCCGGACGGATGTGACCTTCTGGCTGTCGGCACCGCAGGAGGAGCCGGTCCTGCTGCCCGTGGGTACGGAGGTCGCCACCGTGCGCACCGAGAGCGAGGAGGCGGTCGTCTTCGCCACCGAGCGCGAACTGACCGTCGTGCCCTGCGAGTTGAGGCATCTGGTGACCCAGCGGGGCGGTGAGCCGGTCGCCGACCGGACGACCGACCTCGTCGAGGGCAAGGACCTGATGTGCTTCGCCGAGTCCCCGCGGCCCGGCGACTGCATGCTGTTCGGGCTGACCGCCGCCGTGCCGACCTGCGCGGTCGTGCTGGAGCTGGACAGCCGGGTCGACGGCGTCGGCGTGGACCCGCGGCAGCCCCCGCTGGTCTGGGAGGCGTGGACCGAGGACGGCTGGACGGAGTGCGAGGTCGACCGGGACGGCACGGGTGGCCTGAACCGCCCGGGTGAGGTGGTCCTCCACATGCCCGGCGGGCACACCCTGTCCCGCACGGGCGGGCAGGAGGCCGGCTGGCTGCGCTGCCGGGTCACCGAACCCCTCCCCGGCCAGCCCTTCTACACCACCTCGCCGACCGTCCGCGCCGCCGAGGCCTTCACCATCGGCGGCACCACCACCGTCGTCCACGCCGAGACCGTGTACGACGAGGCACTCGGCGAGTCCACCGGCCTGCCCGGGCAGCGGCTGCGCCTCGCCCACTTCCCGGTGGTGGGCGACACCCCGCCCGTACTGCTCCAGACCGCCGAGCACGACGGCTGGAACGACTGGGAGGTCGTCCCCTCCTTCGCCGGGTCCGCCCCGTACGACCGCCACATCACCCTCGACGCCGCCACCGGCGAGATCGCCTTCGGCCCGGCGGTACGGGAGCCCGACGGCACCCTGCGCCAGTACGGGGCCGTCGCCCCCAAGGGCGCCGTCATCCGCGCCGTGCGCTACCGCACGGGAGGCGGCCGGGCCGGAAACGTGGCCCGCGGTGCCGTACGCGTCCTGCGCACCTCCGTCCCGTACGTCTCCGAGGTCGTCAACCGCGAGGCCGCGCGCGGCGGGGTCGACGCCGAGACCGTGGAGGAGGCGAAGCTCCGGGCGCCGATCACACTGCGCGCCCAGGAACGCGCGGTGACGCTGCGCGACTACGAGGAACTCGCCCGCCGGGCCGCCCCCGAGACCGCCCGCATCACCTGCCTGGAGGGCGAGGAGGGCGAGCACGGGGCGTACGCGGTACGGGTGTTGGTGGTCCCGCAGGCCGTCCCGGACCCCGGCGGCCGCCTCCGCTTCGAACAACTCGTCCCCGGTGACGCCCTGTTGCGCCGCATCACCCGCCACCTCGACGAACGCCGCCTGATAGGCACCCGGCTGGCCGTGGGCCCGCCCTTCTACCAGGGCATCACCGTCGTCGCCACGCTGCACGCCTTCCGGGGCACGGACACCGACCGGGTCCGCCGCCAGGCCCACGACGCCCTCTACCGCCACCTCGACCCCCTGACCGGCGGCGCCGACGGCCGCGGCTGGCCCTTCGGCCGCCCCGTCCAGTCCGGCGAGGTCTTCGCCGTCCTCCAACGCGTCCCCGGCGTCGAACTCGTCGACGACGTCCAGCTCCACCCCGCCGACCCCCTCACCGGCAAACGAGGCGACCCCACCGACCGCATCGACCTCTCACCCCCCTCCCTGGTCTTCTCCTTCGACCACCGGGTCCGAGTGATCGGGGACAAGCCGTGA
- a CDS encoding GPW/gp25 family protein, producing the protein MAEQFVGSGWAFPLRIGPTGGIALVSGEREVEEAIRLVLATAPGERPMRPEFGCAIHDLVFAPVNEATAGRIQHEVYASLDRWEPRIEVTDVEVTAGADQGVLFIDVRYAIRGTNNPRSLVFPFYVIPSHDEPDLASEGSDRPESDR; encoded by the coding sequence ATGGCCGAGCAGTTCGTCGGATCCGGCTGGGCGTTCCCGCTGCGCATCGGGCCCACCGGGGGCATCGCCCTGGTCAGCGGGGAACGCGAGGTCGAGGAGGCCATCCGGCTGGTCCTGGCCACGGCGCCGGGTGAGCGGCCGATGCGCCCCGAGTTCGGCTGCGCCATCCACGACCTGGTGTTCGCGCCGGTCAACGAGGCCACCGCCGGCCGTATCCAGCACGAGGTGTACGCGAGCCTCGACCGCTGGGAGCCGCGGATCGAGGTGACCGACGTCGAGGTGACGGCGGGCGCCGACCAGGGCGTCCTCTTCATCGACGTCCGCTACGCGATCCGCGGCACCAACAACCCGCGCAGCCTGGTCTTCCCGTTCTACGTCATTCCCTCCCACGACGAGCCGGACCTGGCTTCCGAAGGCTCCGACCGTCCCGAAAGCGACCGCTGA
- a CDS encoding class II fructose-bisphosphate aldolase, whose product MPLIPTAQLVRSARADGRGVGAFNVITLEHAEAIVAGAEAAGAPVICQISENAVRFHGGSLGPLASATAAVAEAAGVPVGLHLDHVTDEALLRRAGDFGFGSAMYDGSALPHDENVAATRAAADWAHSQGLWLEAELGEIGGKDGVHAPGVRTDPDEARAFVAATGVDALAVAVGNSHAMTTRTAKLDHELIARLARAVPVPLVLHGSTGVPDDELRRAVTGGMTKINIGTALNIAFTGAIRDFVAGDTHSVDPRAYLATARTRMAEAVEHLLRVLG is encoded by the coding sequence ATGCCCTTGATCCCCACCGCCCAACTGGTCCGCTCCGCCCGCGCCGACGGCCGCGGCGTCGGCGCGTTCAATGTGATCACACTCGAGCACGCCGAGGCGATCGTCGCGGGCGCCGAGGCTGCCGGGGCACCGGTCATCTGCCAGATCAGCGAAAACGCGGTCCGCTTCCACGGGGGCTCCCTCGGCCCCCTCGCCTCCGCCACGGCCGCCGTGGCGGAGGCCGCCGGCGTTCCGGTCGGCCTGCATCTGGACCACGTCACCGACGAGGCGCTGCTGCGCCGTGCCGGTGACTTCGGCTTCGGCTCGGCGATGTACGACGGCTCGGCACTGCCGCACGACGAGAATGTCGCCGCCACCCGCGCCGCGGCCGACTGGGCCCACAGTCAGGGCCTGTGGCTGGAGGCCGAACTCGGCGAGATCGGCGGCAAGGACGGCGTACACGCTCCCGGAGTCCGTACCGATCCCGACGAAGCGCGCGCTTTCGTGGCCGCCACCGGCGTCGACGCGCTCGCCGTCGCGGTCGGCAACTCCCACGCGATGACGACCCGAACCGCGAAACTCGACCACGAGCTCATCGCCCGGCTCGCGCGCGCCGTCCCGGTCCCGCTGGTCCTGCACGGTTCGACCGGTGTACCCGACGACGAACTCCGCCGAGCGGTCACGGGAGGCATGACGAAGATCAACATCGGTACGGCGCTGAACATCGCCTTCACCGGGGCGATTCGCGACTTCGTCGCCGGGGACACGCACAGCGTCGACCCGCGGGCGTACCTGGCGACTGCCCGCACCCGCATGGCCGAGGCGGTGGAACACCTCCTGCGGGTCCTCGGCTGA
- a CDS encoding EF-hand domain-containing protein has product MADIEAARKEFQRIDSDGDGFITAAEFKTALAQEGDWNVTESVAEVIIRTRDLNGDKLLSFDEFWGHLSK; this is encoded by the coding sequence GTGGCGGACATCGAGGCAGCGCGCAAGGAGTTCCAGCGGATCGACTCGGACGGGGACGGGTTCATCACCGCCGCCGAGTTCAAGACCGCCCTGGCCCAGGAGGGCGACTGGAACGTCACCGAGTCCGTGGCGGAGGTCATCATCCGCACCCGCGACCTCAACGGCGACAAGCTTCTGTCGTTCGACGAGTTCTGGGGCCACCTGAGCAAGTGA
- a CDS encoding VgrG-related protein — protein sequence MVKPSFSNVIHVTLDGKKLPTEYADLLVGGWVDLGAGVPGAFRLTFRDPHGLLLGKLNVRFGSKVVIAPVADGQGAASPLLTGEVTGMETDYDGTGTFTVVRGYDPGHRLMRVRRVAAYRNQTAADIARKLAGMNGIPVGQVQATKTVYDFISQSNVTDWDFLARLADENEMVMSLDAKGKFQFVKPKPASGAPPTSTPGEKSPFVLQAGVDILRCRAAVTAADQVDKVEARGWNVTTKKKLTAITPAKANPGIAIGTSPQKAAAAFKAAKLVETDTPYDLQTEVTHAAASLADDITSAFAELEVTVRGNPKLRPGVPVTLTEVGAPFEGKYTCTSVRHSFGDGSHYETWVTVSGRQWRSLFGLTSGGGTAAPRLPSVANALVTDVQDPLKQGRVKLQFPWLDDTYVSDWTRTVQMGGKGGGGIFPLDVGDEVLVAFDRGALDHPFVIGGLYNGIDKPTPVKDVWLHDPVKKKAIRHTLSDREGNRVDLLSQQTGLRKQGVRIASGNDRLIINLDRTKTEITVDSKGAVSITGGTSVSVKAGTDLTLSALRSVTIRSGGPLNLQGQGMVGLRSLGGAVNINAVGALSMNAAGAATINAAGTVQISAVGQAALRAANVDIMGLVTVNKKPYPIP from the coding sequence ATGGTGAAGCCGTCCTTCTCCAACGTCATCCACGTCACCCTCGACGGCAAGAAACTGCCCACCGAGTACGCCGACCTGCTGGTCGGCGGCTGGGTCGATCTCGGCGCCGGGGTGCCCGGCGCGTTCCGGCTCACCTTCCGGGACCCGCACGGGCTGCTGCTGGGCAAACTGAACGTCAGGTTCGGCTCCAAGGTGGTCATCGCCCCGGTCGCCGACGGACAGGGCGCGGCGTCGCCGCTGCTCACGGGCGAGGTCACCGGCATGGAGACCGACTACGACGGCACCGGCACCTTCACCGTCGTACGCGGCTACGACCCGGGCCACCGGCTGATGCGGGTGCGCAGGGTGGCGGCGTACCGCAACCAGACGGCCGCCGACATCGCCCGCAAGCTGGCCGGGATGAACGGCATCCCGGTCGGGCAGGTGCAGGCCACCAAGACGGTCTACGACTTCATCTCCCAGTCCAATGTGACGGACTGGGACTTCCTCGCGCGGCTCGCCGACGAGAACGAGATGGTGATGTCGCTGGACGCCAAGGGGAAGTTCCAGTTCGTCAAGCCGAAGCCGGCGTCCGGCGCGCCCCCGACGAGCACGCCCGGCGAGAAGAGCCCCTTCGTCCTCCAGGCCGGTGTGGACATCCTGCGCTGCCGGGCCGCCGTCACCGCCGCCGACCAGGTCGACAAGGTCGAGGCGCGCGGCTGGAACGTGACGACGAAGAAGAAGCTCACCGCGATCACCCCGGCGAAGGCCAACCCCGGTATCGCCATCGGCACCAGCCCGCAGAAGGCGGCGGCCGCGTTCAAGGCGGCCAAGCTGGTCGAGACCGACACGCCGTACGACCTCCAGACCGAGGTCACGCACGCCGCCGCCTCCCTCGCCGACGACATCACCTCCGCCTTCGCCGAGCTGGAGGTCACCGTGCGCGGCAACCCCAAGCTGCGCCCCGGCGTGCCGGTCACGCTCACCGAGGTGGGCGCCCCGTTCGAGGGCAAGTACACCTGCACGTCCGTACGGCACTCCTTCGGCGACGGCAGCCACTACGAGACGTGGGTGACCGTCAGCGGCCGTCAGTGGCGCTCGCTGTTCGGCCTGACCTCCGGCGGCGGTACGGCGGCGCCCCGGCTGCCCAGTGTGGCCAACGCGCTGGTCACCGACGTACAGGATCCGCTGAAGCAGGGACGGGTGAAGCTCCAGTTCCCGTGGCTCGACGACACGTACGTCAGCGACTGGACGCGGACCGTGCAGATGGGCGGCAAGGGCGGCGGCGGGATCTTCCCACTGGACGTCGGCGACGAGGTGCTGGTCGCCTTCGACCGGGGCGCACTCGACCACCCGTTCGTCATCGGTGGCCTCTACAACGGCATCGACAAGCCCACCCCCGTGAAGGACGTGTGGCTGCACGACCCGGTCAAGAAGAAGGCGATCCGGCACACCCTGTCCGACCGCGAGGGCAACCGGGTGGACCTGCTCAGCCAGCAGACCGGCCTTCGCAAGCAGGGCGTACGCATCGCCAGCGGCAACGACCGGCTGATCATCAACCTCGACCGGACGAAGACCGAGATCACGGTGGACAGCAAGGGGGCCGTCAGCATCACGGGCGGTACGTCGGTGTCCGTGAAGGCCGGGACCGATCTGACGCTGAGCGCGCTGAGGTCCGTGACCATCCGCAGCGGCGGACCCCTCAACCTCCAGGGGCAGGGCATGGTCGGCCTGAGGTCGCTCGGCGGCGCGGTCAACATCAACGCGGTGGGCGCCCTCTCCATGAACGCGGCCGGTGCCGCGACGATCAACGCGGCCGGGACCGTGCAGATCAGCGCGGTCGGCCAGGCGGCGCTCCGGGCGGCCAACGTGGACATCATGGGCCTCGTGACGGTCAACAAGAAGCCGTATCCGATCCCGTGA